DNA sequence from the Thiobacillus sp. SCUT-2 genome:
GTCGTGGCAGAATCGTCGCATCATCAGCTGGTGACGCCTGCCCGACGCAATGACTGCCCCTTTCAAATCGGCTCACGCCGCCCATCCCGACTGGACCCGGGCCGCGCAGGACTGCATGGGCCAGCTGGGCGCGATCCCCTCGGCGGCGACGCTGGGCTTTCTCTATGTCTCGGACGCCTACGCGGACGAGCTCGACGCCATCCTCGCGTTCTTTCGCAGCGCGACCGGGGTCCCGCACTGGACCGGCAGCGTGGGCGTCGGCGTCTGCGCGACGGGCGTCGAATATCTCGAGCAACCCGCGATGGCGGTGATGCTGGGGGAATTCGACCCGGGCGATTTCAGCATGCTGCCGCTGATGCGTTCGCCGCAGGACTTCGAGGGCCAGCCGACGACGGCCTACTTTGCCGTGGCGCACGGCGACCCGGCGAACAGCCACATCCAGGAATTGATCGACAGCCTGTCGGCACGCGTGTCGAGCGGCTTCGTCGTCGGCGGCCTGGCGAGTTCGCGCGGCGATGTCGCGCCGCAGATCAGCGATGGCGTGGTGAGCGGCGGCCTGTCCGGCGTGCTGTTCGGCGAGCACGTGAAGCTGGCGACGCGGCTGACGCAGGGCATCTCGCCGCTCGGGCCGCGCCATCGCATCACCACGGCCAACAAGAATATCGTCGGCAGCCTCGACCACCGGCCCGCGCTGGACGTGATGAAGGAGGAGATCGGCGAAGTGCTGGCGCGCGACCTGCGGCGTGCGGCGGGCTACATCTTCGTCGGCCTGCCGGTGCGCGGCTCCGATACCGGCGATTACCTGGTGCGCAACATCCTCGGCGTCGATCCGCAGAACCATCTGGTCGCCATCGGCGAGACCGTCGAGCCGGGCGACGAACTGCTGTTCTGCCGGCGCGATCAG
Encoded proteins:
- a CDS encoding FIST signal transduction protein, with the protein product MTAPFKSAHAAHPDWTRAAQDCMGQLGAIPSAATLGFLYVSDAYADELDAILAFFRSATGVPHWTGSVGVGVCATGVEYLEQPAMAVMLGEFDPGDFSMLPLMRSPQDFEGQPTTAYFAVAHGDPANSHIQELIDSLSARVSSGFVVGGLASSRGDVAPQISDGVVSGGLSGVLFGEHVKLATRLTQGISPLGPRHRITTANKNIVGSLDHRPALDVMKEEIGEVLARDLRRAAGYIFVGLPVRGSDTGDYLVRNILGVDPQNHLVAIGETVEPGDELLFCRRDQRSAEEDLRRMLAAIGPQLGAPIRGGVYYSCLGRGQHMFGAPNRELELIREVLGDFPLVGFFANGEISHNRLYGYTGVLTLFG